One segment of Thermococcus sp. AM4 DNA contains the following:
- a CDS encoding nitrilase has protein sequence MVKVAFGQMRPVLLDPEANYSKAERLVAEAAENDVRLIVLPELFDTGYNFSSRAEVEEVASPIPDGRTTRLLLRLARRYRIFIIAGTAEKDRFGRLYNSAVVVGPAGYLGRYRKVHLFAREKEFFEPGNLGFEVFNLGFARVGVMICFDWFFPESARTLALKGAEIIAHPANLVMPYAPRAMPIRALENRVYTITADRVGEERGLRFIGRSQINSPLAETLVEGSEDGEELGIAEIDLSLARNKRLNDYNDVFRDRRPEYYAR, from the coding sequence ATGGTAAAGGTCGCTTTCGGCCAGATGAGACCCGTCCTTCTCGATCCCGAGGCAAACTACTCCAAGGCGGAGAGACTGGTTGCCGAGGCCGCTGAGAACGACGTCAGGCTCATAGTTCTTCCCGAGCTCTTCGATACTGGCTACAACTTCAGCAGCAGGGCCGAGGTGGAGGAAGTCGCCTCCCCCATACCCGACGGCAGGACGACGCGCCTTCTCTTGCGCCTCGCCAGGAGGTACAGGATCTTCATAATCGCCGGAACGGCCGAGAAAGATCGCTTCGGCAGGCTCTACAACTCGGCGGTTGTGGTTGGCCCGGCCGGATACCTCGGGAGGTACAGGAAGGTTCACCTCTTCGCCAGGGAGAAGGAGTTCTTTGAACCCGGGAACCTCGGTTTTGAGGTTTTTAACCTGGGCTTTGCCCGGGTAGGGGTGATGATATGCTTCGACTGGTTCTTCCCGGAATCGGCGAGAACACTCGCCCTTAAGGGGGCCGAAATAATAGCCCATCCCGCAAACCTCGTCATGCCCTACGCTCCCAGGGCCATGCCGATAAGGGCCCTCGAAAACCGGGTTTACACGATAACCGCGGACAGGGTTGGTGAGGAGAGGGGTCTCAGGTTCATCGGCAGGAGCCAGATCAACTCCCCCCTCGCCGAAACCCTCGTGGAGGGAAGCGAAGACGGGGAGGAACTCGGCATAGCTGAGATAGACCTGTCCCTAGCCAGGAACAAGAG
- a CDS encoding metallophosphoesterase — protein sequence MGISPFSFNDLSLELRTSRGKTLLLADLHIGFEFSRGLRIRTRFEELLAGFIVEKDPDLLILLGDVKEPLGLSFGLKKILMEFFSELKGIPTIITKGNHDGRIEDAVGAFRDVRVVQYFTLDGMLFLHGHTQLPEGEFREVYLGHIHPAYVFKDRGVRRKVKVFARVGSYLVLPTVNPYIEGFPIEEGLRMVPFLKDVEYVDVFLPEGIYLGKIRMK from the coding sequence ATGGGGATTTCTCCCTTTTCTTTCAATGACCTCTCACTTGAGCTCCGGACTTCGCGCGGAAAAACCCTTCTCCTCGCGGATCTTCACATCGGGTTCGAGTTCTCCCGGGGACTGCGGATCAGAACGAGGTTTGAGGAACTCCTCGCCGGCTTTATCGTGGAGAAAGATCCTGACCTTCTGATACTCCTCGGGGACGTTAAGGAACCATTGGGCCTCAGTTTCGGGCTCAAAAAGATCCTCATGGAATTCTTCTCGGAGCTTAAAGGAATTCCAACGATCATCACGAAGGGAAACCACGACGGCAGGATAGAGGATGCCGTTGGGGCCTTCAGGGACGTCAGGGTTGTTCAGTACTTCACCCTCGACGGGATGCTGTTCCTCCACGGCCACACTCAGCTTCCGGAGGGCGAGTTCAGGGAGGTTTACCTCGGGCACATCCATCCCGCGTACGTGTTCAAGGATCGGGGAGTTAGGAGAAAGGTGAAAGTTTTCGCGAGGGTTGGAAGTTACCTCGTGCTGCCGACGGTGAACCCGTACATAGAGGGGTTCCCCATCGAAGAGGGCCTGAGAATGGTGCCGTTTCTAAAGGACGTTGAATACGTTGACGTTTTCCTACCTGAAGGGATATATCTCGGAAAAATACGAATGAAATGA
- a CDS encoding DUF2341 domain-containing protein encodes MLILTAIAVLGLAVPNISVQVQGIGSSTTPVYSPTGSGGFYFWISTATYNILNVTLMFADNLSAGTTIYVKLYNSSGDLIAVWSRTLTQVLPALEEINVSPSSQVSIYDVSDIHVVLNSPDYVSGSGSFQLVVKKIGAGLFTGDICNPIAVNNPGITPLYNYTLKVVLNSTSDVLWSYINSTNVYFTTSAGSPLYYWVQQLDSTNEQAIIWVKVPYIPAGGSVVVCMHYGGTNPYSSYNDPYRTFLLFDDFDGTSVNTTIWNVHGTPSVSGGILYMSGVYKILWWAYGSPTWIWTKINLPTSYEVIMNASLSYPDGWIAFGSTSFTPGPFYAIYINTTSGIGYGETIEYDNNLNEYDALTRRSIINGSGTVLDYINNPYSLNTWSIFEIYVNSNGTVYTYQDGTLVVGYTLNSSYVMSGPFGFGQITGRTPSEYDWIAIRKHASPEPTVTVGHWYGALVFYPSPPG; translated from the coding sequence ATGCTCATTCTCACAGCCATTGCCGTTCTCGGGTTAGCCGTGCCCAACATCAGCGTTCAGGTTCAGGGGATTGGAAGCTCAACAACACCAGTGTACAGCCCCACGGGTTCAGGGGGCTTCTACTTCTGGATCTCAACGGCAACGTATAACATCCTGAACGTTACACTGATGTTTGCCGACAACCTGAGTGCTGGAACGACGATATACGTCAAGCTTTACAACTCGAGCGGGGACTTAATAGCGGTCTGGAGCAGAACTTTGACGCAGGTTCTCCCAGCTCTGGAAGAGATCAACGTCTCCCCATCCAGTCAAGTCAGCATCTACGACGTTTCGGACATTCACGTCGTTCTCAATTCTCCAGACTACGTTTCCGGTTCCGGCAGTTTCCAGCTTGTGGTTAAGAAGATAGGAGCTGGATTGTTTACAGGGGATATCTGCAATCCAATAGCCGTAAACAACCCGGGTATAACCCCTCTCTACAACTACACCCTAAAGGTTGTCCTCAACTCAACCTCCGACGTTCTCTGGAGTTATATCAACTCGACAAACGTATATTTCACGACATCCGCGGGAAGTCCCCTCTATTATTGGGTGCAACAGCTGGACTCCACAAACGAGCAGGCAATCATCTGGGTGAAGGTTCCCTACATACCAGCGGGTGGAAGCGTTGTGGTGTGCATGCACTACGGTGGCACCAATCCATACTCATCCTACAATGACCCGTACAGGACGTTCCTGCTCTTCGACGACTTCGATGGAACCAGCGTAAACACAACTATATGGAACGTCCATGGAACCCCCTCAGTGAGTGGCGGGATCCTTTACATGAGCGGTGTTTATAAAATATTGTGGTGGGCGTATGGGAGCCCTACGTGGATTTGGACCAAGATAAACCTACCCACCTCATATGAAGTTATAATGAATGCGAGTCTTTCTTATCCTGACGGGTGGATTGCCTTTGGCAGTACTAGCTTTACCCCGGGCCCTTTTTACGCGATTTATATAAATACAACCTCCGGGATAGGATATGGTGAAACCATAGAGTACGACAATAACCTGAACGAATACGATGCCCTGACCAGGAGGAGCATAATAAATGGAAGCGGGACAGTTTTGGATTATATAAACAATCCCTACTCCCTCAACACATGGAGCATATTTGAAATCTACGTAAACTCAAACGGTACAGTATATACGTATCAAGATGGAACTCTTGTAGTCGGGTACACCCTAAATTCCTCGTACGTAATGAGCGGGCCCTTCGGCTTCGGTCAAATAACGGGAAGAACCCCAAGCGAGTACGATTGGATAGCCATAAGGAAGCATGCCTCCCCCGAACCGACTGTCACAGTTGGCCACTGGTATGGGGCACTGGTATTCTACCCCTCACCACCCGGATAA
- the pfdA gene encoding prefoldin subunit alpha — MEENVKKREELEKLAYEYQLLQAQAQLLAQNLELLTLAKNELTALKETLEGLKSIDSENPEILVPIGGGSFLKGTIADKERAIVSIGAGYSAEMPVENAIELIDRRINEYDTAIQRTQEALRRLEGQLQDLAKRAQSLEK, encoded by the coding sequence ATGGAAGAGAACGTGAAGAAAAGGGAAGAGCTTGAGAAGCTCGCGTACGAGTATCAGCTCCTTCAGGCTCAGGCTCAGCTGCTGGCCCAGAACCTCGAGCTCCTGACCCTCGCGAAGAACGAGCTGACAGCCCTCAAGGAGACCCTGGAAGGGTTGAAGAGCATAGACTCCGAGAACCCGGAGATCCTCGTGCCTATCGGGGGCGGTTCCTTCCTCAAGGGAACCATAGCGGACAAGGAGCGGGCTATCGTCAGTATCGGAGCTGGCTACTCCGCGGAAATGCCCGTTGAGAACGCCATAGAGTTGATTGACAGGCGGATCAACGAGTACGATACAGCTATCCAGAGAACCCAGGAAGCACTCAGAAGACTTGAGGGACAGCTTCAGGACCTGGCAAAGCGCGCCCAGTCACTCGAGAAGTGA
- a CDS encoding CBS domain-containing protein — translation MVITVIIPRPIDPSVIRKIRKELGITQEELARKAGVTQAYIAKLESGRVDPRLSTFNRILQALLECKKALPKARDVMSSPVISVKPYEKVETVIKLMNSHNISQIPVISGNKVVGSVTERSLVRRSLEYEDIYDRKVLEVMDEPFPIVNEEEDLEVVKYLLEEHPAVLVQDRTGRIVGIITRVDIFKGRTAAESL, via the coding sequence GTGGTCATTACGGTGATCATACCCCGGCCCATCGATCCCTCAGTGATCAGGAAGATCAGAAAGGAACTCGGGATAACCCAGGAAGAGCTCGCCAGAAAAGCTGGGGTTACGCAGGCGTATATAGCGAAGCTCGAGAGCGGCAGAGTCGATCCCCGGCTGTCCACGTTTAACCGAATTCTCCAGGCCCTCCTTGAGTGCAAGAAGGCCCTCCCAAAGGCCCGCGATGTAATGTCATCCCCGGTTATATCGGTCAAGCCCTACGAAAAGGTCGAGACCGTGATAAAGCTCATGAACTCCCACAACATCTCCCAGATCCCCGTCATAAGCGGGAACAAGGTCGTCGGTTCGGTTACGGAGCGTTCCCTCGTCCGTCGAAGCCTCGAGTACGAGGACATCTACGACAGGAAGGTTCTTGAGGTAATGGACGAACCGTTCCCCATCGTGAACGAGGAGGAGGATCTGGAGGTCGTTAAGTACCTCCTCGAGGAGCACCCGGCCGTTCTCGTCCAGGACAGGACCGGCAGGATCGTGGGGATAATAACGAGGGTTGACATCTTCAAGGGCAGAACCGCTGCGGAAAGCCTTTAA